In Silene latifolia isolate original U9 population chromosome 3, ASM4854445v1, whole genome shotgun sequence, a single window of DNA contains:
- the LOC141649239 gene encoding uncharacterized protein LOC141649239 has translation MHSQQARLEEDQRSLIFRSRCTIQGRVCNLIIDGGSCTNVASVTMVNKLNLSTQENPNPYKLRWLNKGAEIKVDKQCLVPFSIGNVYKDEILCDVVPMDACHLLLGRPWQFDKNSIHQGRSNTYSFKQGSKKITLTPLPPNQKNYGSPSVTDGLNGVLFLSEAEMVKEMQQEQPVLFLLSREIHEGSVLPNRHAYRCDPDATRELQKQIDELMNKGFVRESLSPCAVPALLVPKKDGTWRMCIDSRAINNITVKYRFPIPILDDMLR, from the exons ATGCACTCTCAACAAGCACGATTAGAGGAGGATCAGAGATCCCTCATTTTCAGGAGTAGATGTACTATTCAGGGAAGGGTATGCAATTTGATCATTGATGGGGGAAGCTGCACCAATGTGGCATCTGTCACCATGGTTAATAAACTCAATCTTAGCACCCAGGAGAACCCCAACCCTTACAAGCTCAGATGGTTAAACAAGGGAGCAGAAATCAAGGTGGACAAACAATGCCTGGTTCCATTTTCAATTGGCAATGTTTATAAAGATGAGATCTTGTGTGATGTTGtccctatggatgcttgccaccTATTGTTGGGTAGACCATGGCAATTTGATAAGAATTCTATCCACCAGGGAAGGAGCAATACCTATTCCTTTAAGCAAGGTAGCAAGAAGATCACATTGACCCCTCTACCACCTAATCAGAAGAACTATGGGAGTCCAAGTGTGACTGATGGACTCAATGGAGTCTTATTTCTATCTGAAGCAGAAATGGTCAAGGAAATGCAGCAAGAGCAGCCTGTTCTATTCTTGCTGTCCAGGGAGATTCATGAGG GATCTGTACTCCCTAACAGGCATGCATACAGGTGTGATCCTGATGCTACAAGAGAATTACAGAAGCAGATTGATGAGCTAATGAACAAAGGGTTTGTAAGAGAATCCTTGAGTCCCTGTGCTGTCCCAGCACTATTGGTACCTAAGAAAGATGgcacttggaggatgtgtattgacagcagagctatcaacaacatcacagTCAAGTATAGGTTCCCTATACCTATATTGGATGACATGCTTAGATGA